In the Haloferula helveola genome, one interval contains:
- a CDS encoding type II toxin-antitoxin system death-on-curing family toxin — protein MTESEPIWLKLEFILKLHSRQLAEHGGSDGIRDEGMLVSALNRPADKWHYADPKPDLCELAAAYAFGFAKNHPFIDGNKRTSAMACETFLVRNGLLPTASEDEKYPYYLSLASGDVSETDFASWLRENTAPIE, from the coding sequence ATGACCGAATCGGAGCCGATCTGGTTGAAGCTGGAGTTCATTCTCAAGCTCCATTCCCGCCAGCTTGCCGAGCACGGAGGATCGGATGGGATCCGGGACGAGGGAATGCTGGTCTCCGCTCTCAACCGGCCAGCCGACAAGTGGCACTATGCGGATCCCAAGCCCGATCTCTGCGAACTGGCCGCCGCTTACGCCTTCGGCTTTGCGAAGAACCATCCCTTCATCGACGGCAACAAACGGACGAGCGCGATGGCATGCGAAACCTTCTTGGTTCGCAACGGCCTCCTTCCGACCGCTTCGGAGGACGAGAAGTATCCTTACTACCTGTCGCTCGCCTCGGGAGATGTATCCGAAACGGACTTCGCCAGCTGGCTTCGCGAAAACACCGCACCGATCGAATGA
- a CDS encoding thymidine phosphorylase has product MKPHIPTLISRKRDGEHLKPEEIRGLIDGYVTGDVPDYQMSAFAMAVFFKGMNAAETAALTTSMLESGDRFTHTKGSPVVDKHSTGGIGDKVSLVLAPLVAAAGSRIPMVSGRGLGITGGTLDKLESIPGFNVHLSLPEAEKQLDEIGVVMMGQTEHFCPADKKLYALRDVTGTVPSIPLITASIMSKKLAESLDRLVLDVKFGSGAFMKTEKEASALAESMIAVGREMGVDVRALLNPMSEPLGRAVGNSFEVIEAIDCLDGGGPGDLRSLVLDLTEAIVDVPRSDLEKLLDSGIARAKFDELVAKQGGKPGDLGKLGELHEAPVIREMPAPDTGTIVTVDAGLVGQAALQLGAGRSRADDGVDHAVGFDRLVKCGESVHQGQALCRIHARNKVDFDLAEALLDQAIKVEP; this is encoded by the coding sequence ATGAAACCCCACATCCCCACCCTGATAAGCCGCAAGCGTGACGGAGAACACCTGAAGCCGGAGGAGATCCGCGGGCTGATCGATGGCTACGTGACCGGCGATGTTCCCGACTACCAGATGTCCGCCTTCGCGATGGCGGTGTTCTTCAAAGGCATGAACGCCGCAGAGACCGCCGCGCTCACGACCTCGATGCTCGAGAGCGGCGACCGCTTCACCCACACCAAGGGTTCTCCGGTCGTGGACAAGCACTCGACTGGCGGCATCGGCGACAAGGTATCACTGGTCCTCGCCCCGCTCGTCGCCGCCGCTGGCTCACGCATCCCGATGGTTTCGGGCAGAGGCCTTGGCATCACGGGCGGCACGCTCGACAAGCTCGAGTCGATCCCGGGCTTCAACGTGCACCTGAGCCTTCCCGAAGCCGAGAAGCAATTGGACGAAATCGGGGTCGTGATGATGGGCCAAACGGAGCACTTCTGCCCGGCCGACAAGAAACTCTACGCGCTCCGCGACGTGACGGGAACAGTCCCGTCGATTCCGTTGATCACCGCTTCGATCATGTCGAAGAAGCTCGCCGAGTCCTTGGACCGGTTGGTCCTCGACGTGAAGTTCGGCTCCGGCGCGTTCATGAAGACAGAGAAAGAGGCATCGGCGCTGGCGGAGTCGATGATCGCGGTCGGCCGGGAAATGGGGGTCGATGTCCGCGCCCTGCTCAACCCGATGTCGGAACCGCTGGGGAGAGCCGTCGGCAATTCGTTCGAGGTTATCGAAGCCATTGACTGCCTCGATGGCGGCGGACCGGGAGACTTGAGGTCACTCGTGCTCGATCTCACCGAGGCGATTGTCGATGTTCCGCGAAGCGATCTGGAGAAGCTCCTCGATTCGGGGATCGCGCGGGCCAAGTTCGACGAACTGGTGGCAAAGCAAGGCGGTAAGCCCGGTGATCTTGGCAAGCTCGGCGAACTCCACGAAGCTCCCGTGATCCGCGAAATGCCGGCCCCTGATACGGGAACCATCGTAACGGTCGACGCCGGCCTGGTCGGTCAAGCGGCCCTCCAACTCGGCGCCGGACGCTCCAGGGCCGACGACGGCGTCGATCACGCGGTCGGGTTCGACCGCCTCGTGAAGTGCGGCGAGTCGGTCCATCAGGGCCAAGCCCTCTGCCGGATCCACGCCCGCAACAAGGTCGACTTCGATCTCGCCGAGGCCCTTCTGGACCAAGCCATCAAGGTCGAACCATGA